One genomic region from Bufo bufo chromosome 3, aBufBuf1.1, whole genome shotgun sequence encodes:
- the KCTD12 gene encoding BTB/POZ domain-containing protein KCTD12 yields the protein MALPDSARGLPNGGGGGGICTGGKPMDPLFPEIVELNVGGQVYVTRHTTLVSVPESLLWRMFSQQKPGELARDSKGRFFLDRDGFLFRYILDYLRDLQLVLPDYFPERSRLQREAEHFQLPELVKRLSPLRISKDSSIGGEEPPLLLTPAATQDSDLDTAIIPASSSPAAGVPSPTLDPYRFNASSSCSPASVPRLTPSQSLEGKRSGYITVGYRGSYTIGREAQADAKFRRVARITVCGKTSLAKEVFGETLNESRDPDRPPERYTSRYYLKFNFLEQAFDKLSESGFHMVACSSTGTCAFASNDQSEDKVWTSYTEYVFCRD from the coding sequence ATGGCTTTACCGGACAGTGCACGTGGATTACCTAATGGCGGAGGTGGAGGTGGCATCTGCACAGGGGGCAAACCCATGGATCCTTTGTTTCCAGAAATAGTGGAACTAAATGTTGGGGGACAGGTATATGTGACTAGACACACGACTCTTGTGTCAGTGCCAGAGTCTCTACTCTGGCGTATGTTTTCCCAACAGAAACCAGGAGAGCTGGCTCGGGACAGTAAAGGACGTTTCTTCCTGGACAGGGACGGTTTCCTGTTTCGTTATATTTTGGATTATCTACGAGATCTGCAGCTTGTTTTGCCAGATTATTTTCCTGAAAGAAGTCGTCTACAAAGAGAAGCAGAGCACTTCCAGCTTCCTGAACTAGTGAAACGTCTCAGTCCCCTGCGTATCAGTAAGGACAGCTCCATAGGCGGTGAAGAACCACCTTTGCTTCTCACCCCAGCAGCCACTCAAGATTCTGACCTGGACACTGCCATCATTCCTGCCTCATCTTCTCCTGCAGCGGGGGTGCCCTCCCCAACATTAGATCCATATCGTTTTAATGCCTCCTCTTCCTGCAGCCCTGCCTCAGTTCCAAGACTTACTCCTTCCCAGTCCCTTGAAGGCAAAAGATCTGGATACATAACAGTTGGCTATAGAGGTTCATACACTATAGGCCGTGAAGCACAAGCTGATGCCAAATTCCGAAGAGTTGCCCGTATTACTGTTTGTGGCAAAACATCTCTGGCTAAAGAAGTTTTTGGAGAAACCTTAAATGAAAGTCGAGATCCTGATAGACCCCCAGAGAGGTACACTTCCAGGTACTACCTCAAGTTTAACTTTCTGGAACAAGCTTTCGACAAGTTGTCTGAATCTGGTTTTCACATGGTGGCATGTAGTTCCACTGGTACATGTGCATTTGCCAgcaatgaccagagtgaggacaaAGTGTGGACCAGCTACACTGAATATGTCTTCTGCAGAGACTGA